A section of the Pseudomonas fluorescens genome encodes:
- a CDS encoding MFS transporter, whose amino-acid sequence MQRRLITSVLLGHYLSAFTALGIPLYLPRILNDLAPDTPGWAIGVLFVLPTLCTALAAPIWGRWADRNGCRLSLLRAHAGLFAGFLLAGFSPNLTVFVLALIIQGTFGGAMAASNAYLSTQFKGGDLSRALNWTQYSARLAMISGPILLGLLTAQGLGLELYRYLAWLPLLAFVLILPLPKDAPRHALANKKTEPLGELPVDMARLLAVQFLFSFAMVVTFPYFVPFGEQLNIGNDALIGVLYSLPHLVYLLALPWVQKHQGNLLLPGLALLAISNALQFWSVQAELLFALRLLNGAGMLLSFVGLHRCLSQRSQKGSAGRLFGWFDSSGKWAGTAAGVTAALVSQACGIASPFLVACLAAITAMVLARPLLIASREIPA is encoded by the coding sequence ATGCAAAGGCGTCTGATCACCAGCGTCTTGCTGGGGCATTACCTGTCTGCCTTCACGGCGCTGGGCATTCCGTTGTACCTGCCGCGCATCCTCAACGACCTGGCACCGGACACTCCCGGCTGGGCCATCGGCGTGCTGTTCGTACTGCCGACCCTCTGCACCGCGCTGGCGGCGCCGATCTGGGGGCGCTGGGCCGATCGCAACGGTTGTCGCCTGTCTTTGCTGCGTGCGCATGCCGGGCTGTTTGCGGGCTTTCTGCTGGCCGGCTTCAGCCCCAATCTAACGGTGTTTGTCCTGGCATTGATCATTCAGGGCACCTTTGGCGGTGCAATGGCGGCATCCAACGCCTACCTGTCGACCCAGTTCAAGGGGGGCGATTTGTCTCGCGCCCTGAACTGGACACAGTATTCAGCACGCCTGGCGATGATCAGCGGCCCGATCCTGTTGGGGCTGTTGACTGCGCAGGGCTTGGGGCTAGAGCTGTATCGCTACCTGGCCTGGTTACCCCTGCTGGCTTTCGTGCTTATCCTGCCGCTGCCCAAGGACGCCCCCAGGCATGCCTTGGCCAATAAGAAAACAGAACCCCTGGGCGAACTGCCGGTAGACATGGCGCGATTACTGGCGGTGCAATTTCTGTTCAGTTTCGCGATGGTCGTCACCTTCCCTTACTTCGTGCCCTTCGGCGAGCAACTGAACATTGGCAACGATGCCCTGATCGGCGTGCTCTACAGCCTGCCGCACCTGGTTTACCTGCTGGCCTTGCCCTGGGTTCAGAAGCATCAGGGCAACCTGCTGTTGCCGGGGCTGGCGTTGCTGGCGATCAGTAACGCCCTGCAATTCTGGAGCGTGCAGGCTGAGCTGCTGTTCGCGCTGCGCCTGCTCAACGGTGCCGGCATGCTGCTCAGTTTTGTCGGGCTGCACCGATGCCTGAGCCAGCGCAGCCAAAAAGGCAGCGCCGGTCGCCTGTTTGGCTGGTTCGACTCCAGCGGCAAATGGGCCGGCACCGCTGCCGGGGTCACCGCCGCGCTGGTCAGTCAGGCCTGTGGCATCGCTTCGCCCTTTCTCGTTGCGTGTCTGGCGGCCATAACCGCCATGGTACTTGCCCGTCCGCTATTGATCGCTTCCCGGGAGATTCCGGCATGA